From a single Saccharomyces kudriavzevii IFO 1802 strain IFO1802 genome assembly, chromosome: 15 genomic region:
- the SKDI15G3780 gene encoding uncharacterized protein (similar to Saccharomyces cerevisiae YOR238W; ancestral locus Anc_8.660), with the protein MDEKKELILVPCHSIWKSSIQPSDGRVNFGQSPEYWHLAAFQYEGNDHLAFIKHGLAALKLLLKKRHRATVIFSGSQTKKEAGVLSEAQSYYFLCERLIRNAMRNDNLEIPNFDDELHTLLQEIKEMMVGQNIDVDDLFCGDSITTEEFSLDSLDNLLYSIYRFEEVTGKFPQRITIIGFAFKMERFISYHAKAIDYPKACINYIGIDPKPTNYSQTQLSKYYNDLAEMERKNALSLFLSDWYATKDALFTKKRSRNPFKRTAPYAQNILFKSGTRIEDDERYFEMNIKCKMPWSAPRE; encoded by the coding sequence atggatgaaaaaaaggaattaaTCTTGGTGCCATGCCATTCAATATGGAAATCTTCAATACAGCCCAGTGATGGGAGAGTTAATTTCGGTCAATCCCCTGAGTACTGGCATTTAGCGGCTTTCCAATACGAAGGCAATGATCACTTAGCGTTCATCAAGCACGGATTGGCAGCCCTCAAACTATTACTCAAAAAAAGGCATCGTGCAACTGTTATATTCAGTGGGTCCCAAACTAAAAAGGAAGCTGGTGTTTTATCTGAAGCACAGAGCTACTACTTTTTATGCGAAAGGCTGATCAGAAATGCAATGCGCAATGACAATTTGGAAATTCCGAACTTTGACGATGAGCTGCATACTTTATTGCAAGAGATCAAGGAGATGATGGTTGGTCAAAACATAGATGTTGATGATCTATTTTGTGGTGATTCAATTACGACAGAAGAGTTCTCACTAGACTCACTTGATAATTTACtatattcaatatatagatttgaagaagtcaCTGGAAAATTTCCACAAAGAATAACTATAATTGGGTTTGCATTTAAAATGGAAAGATTTATCAGCTATCATGCCAAGGCCATTGACTACCCAAAAGCATGCATAAATTACATTGGAATTGACCCTAAGCCAACAAACTACAGCCAAACACAACTCTCAAAATACTATAATGATCTGGCAGAAATGGAACGAAAAAATGCTCTAAGCTTATTTCTCTCAGATTGGTACGCCACGAAAGATGCATTATTTACCAAAAAGAGGTCTCGTAACCCATTCAAGAGAACCGCACCATACGCTCAAAATATCCTCTTCAAAAGCGGTACGAGGATTGAGGATGACGAGAGGTACTTTGAGATGAACATAAAGTGCAAAATGCCATGGTCGGCACCAAGGGAATAG